A part of Sugiyamaella lignohabitans strain CBS 10342 chromosome D, complete sequence genomic DNA contains:
- the RPL1A gene encoding ribosomal 60S subunit protein L1A (Ribosomal 60S subunit protein L1A; N-terminally acetylated; homologous to mammalian ribosomal protein L10A and bacterial L1; RPL1A has a paralog, RPL1B, that arose from the whole genome duplication; rpl1a rpl1b double null mutation is lethal; GO_component: GO:0005737 - cytoplasm [Evidence IEA,IEA]; GO_component: GO:0022625 - cytosolic large ribosomal subunit [Evidence IDA] [PMID 11983894]; GO_component: GO:0015934 - large ribosomal subunit [Evidence IEA]; GO_component: GO:0030529 - ribonucleoprotein complex [Evidence IEA]; GO_component: GO:0005840 - ribosome [Evidence IEA]; GO_function: GO:0003723 - RNA binding [Evidence IEA]; GO_function: GO:0003735 - structural constituent of ribosome [Evidence IEA]; GO_function: GO:0003735 - structural constituent of ribosome [Evidence IC] [PMID 11983894]; GO_process: GO:0002181 - cytoplasmic translation [Evidence IC] [PMID 11983894]; GO_process: GO:0006412 - translation [Evidence IEA]): protein MSKITVAGVRTNVQQLLEQSEKKKRNFLETIELQVGLKNYDPQRDKRFSGTIKLPQVPRPNMTICVFGDAVDCDRAKSAGVDAMSVDDLKKLNKNKKLIKKLAKKYNAFVASEVLIKQVPRLLGPQLSKAGKFPTPVSHNEDLSAKINEVKSTVKFQLKKVLCLAVAVGNVEMEEDAIVSQIMLASNFLVSLLKKHWQNVGSLVIKSSMGPPFRIY, encoded by the coding sequence ATGTCCAAGATTACCGTCGCAGGAGTCCGTACCAATGTCCAACAGCTCTTGGAGCAAtccgagaagaagaagagaaactTCTTGGAGACTATTGAGCTCCAAGTTGGCCTCAAGAACTACGACCCCCAAAGAGACAAGCGTTTCTCTGGTACCATCAAGCTTCCTCAAGTCCCTCGTCCCAACATGACCATCTGTGTCTTTGGTGATGCTGTCGACTGCGACCGTGCCAAATCTGCCGGTGTTGATGCCATGTCTGTTGATGacttgaagaagctcaacaagaacaagaagctCATCAAGAAGCTTGCCAAGAAGTACAACGCTTTCGTTGCTTCTGAGGTTCTTATCAAGCAAGTTCCCCGTCTCCTTGGTCCTCAACTTTCCAAGGCCGGTAAGTTCCCTACCCCTGTTTCCCACAACGAGGACCTCAGCGCCAAGATCAACGAGGTCAAGTCCACCGTCAAGTTccaattgaagaaggtCTTGTGTTTGGCTGTTGCCGTTGGTAACGTCGAGATGGAGGAGGACGCTATTGTCTCTCAAATCATGCTCGCTTCCAACTTCTTGGTCTccttgttgaagaagcacTGGCAAAACGTCGGATCCTTGGTCATCAAGTCCTCCATGGGTCCTCCTTTCAGAATCTACTAA
- the AVO2 gene encoding Avo2p (Component of a complex containing the Tor2p kinase and other proteins; complex may have a role in regulation of cell growth; GO_component: GO:0031932 - TORC2 complex [Evidence IPI] [PMID 12408816]; GO_component: GO:0005737 - cytoplasm [Evidence IDA] [PMID 11914276]; GO_component: GO:0016020 - membrane [Evidence IEA]; GO_component: GO:0005886 - plasma membrane [Evidence IEA,IEA]; GO_component: GO:0005774 - vacuolar membrane [Evidence IEA]; GO_component: GO:0005773 - vacuole [Evidence IEA]; GO_function: GO:0003674 - molecular_function [Evidence ND]; GO_process: GO:0031929 - TOR signaling [Evidence IC] [PMID 12408816]; GO_process: GO:0030950 - establishment or maintenance of actin cytoskeleton polarity [Evidence IPI] [PMID 12408816]; GO_process: GO:0031505 - fungal-type cell wall organization [Evidence IPI] [PMID 12408816]; GO_process: GO:0001558 - regulation of cell growth [Evidence IPI] [PMID 12408816]) → MVQRLLKRFPDLLENVDPCNGWSSLHYASYDGHYGICVFLVQQGHDRDEISLAHDRSTPLHLASSQNHEQTVHFLAQHIPRCLDWVNVDHETALMVAARKGHDPCINLLLDFGADIDIGNRDKNRPLHIAAAYGHLKTMRTLVDRGADFQTPNAEGWRPVQYCSTYQVQDYLQSLIHEKMESSRRKLAAPPPPPISTSNLVGSSSPSSKMSSASSTTLPLAIRLDTSSVTNGSNIAASKVSPNSSNVPSSLPRQYVAFQTRTSPKRAPVGSRDSSLTASSSSSVHATNLSNYHTNGTTTGSTSGTTNSVNAASTNTISNSSTGNTGIANSTSNNANGSNGASSGDHGANSANSVNSSNGSNGSNSTAGANSSYTTNSVYNTGSGYISNTNGPKTTNNAGSNATSLQTSNYNFSNSAVASNYNINGSNSIITTNPNGSSGPNTTYNGGPGLFTSVTSISNSGFGSGSAPLAPISNPIPAGATGPAASTISVASTNSTASTVSSASTKSNNTFSGPSGPAIPYSTTSMLPFAPSSLVPGSNPPSTSAAPAAKGDGPFPRKRVPPPNLKSGPGLTLELDKPLPIFTSADPYSPSGGSSSSNPNSPIGPIGPIPFSLPPPNRPPPNSGNIENAVPPGTLASPVMPFASPKTPTLPMPNFARSSRNSSPSPQTSPSPYTNPASSATPGSGVRTPGRSRLLDISVSNVHKH, encoded by the coding sequence ATGGTTCAGCGGCTGCTTAAACGGTTTCCGGATCTGCTGGAAAATGTCGACCCGTGTAATGGATGGAGCTCGCTTCATTACGCCAGTTATGACGGTCATTATGGCATTTGTGTGTTTCTGGTTCAACAGGGTCATGATCGAGATGAGATTTCTTTGGCTCATGACCGGTCTACTCCGCTACATTTGGCGTCTTCGCAGAATCACGAACAGACCGTCCATTTTTTGGCCCAACATATCCCCAGATGCCTGGATTGGGTCAACGTGGATCACGAGACTGCTCTCATGGTAGCGGCCAGAAAGGGCCATGATCCATGTATAAATTTACTTCTGGAttttggtgctgatatcgATATCGGCAATCGAGACAAGAATCGACCTCTTCATATTGCAGCAGCGTACGGACATCTCAAGACAATGAGGACATTAGTAGATCGAGGGGCCGATTTTCAGACCCCAAATGCCGAGGGTTGGAGGCCTGTACAGTACTGTTCGACGTATCAAGTACAAGACTATCTTCAATCTCTGATTCACGAAAAAATGGAGTCGTCACGACGAAAACTGGCGGCTCCGCCTCCTCCGCCAATATCCACATCGAATCTGGTGGGAAGTTCGTCGCCGAGCTCGAAAATGAgctctgcttcttctacaACATTGCCGTTGGCAATCAGATTAGACACTTCTTCAGTGACGAATGGATCAAATATTGCAGCATCAAAAGTATCGCCCAACTCATCCAATGTTCCTTCGTCGTTGCCAAGACAGTATGTGGCATTCCAAACGAGAACGTCTCCTAAAAGAGCTCCTGTAGGAAGCAGAGACAGTAGTCTGACTGCAAGCTCCAGCTCTTCAGTACATGCTACGAATCTATCGAATTACCATACAAATGGGACCACTACTGGATCTACCAGTGGTACTACTAACAGCGTGAATGCTGCCAGCACTAACACTATTAGCAATAGTAGCACTGGTAATACTGGTATCGCCAATAGCACCAGTAACAATGCCAATGGTTCCAATGGTGCTAGTAGTGGTGATCACGGTGCAAATAGTGCCAACAGTGTGAACAGTAGTAACGGTTCTAACGGTTCTAACAGCACTGCTGGTGCTAATAGTTCATATACCACCAACAGTGTCTACAACACTGGTAGTGGCTATATTTCCAACACCAATGGTCCTAAGACCACAAACAACGCTGGAAGTAATGCCACTAGCCTTCAGACCAGTAATTACAACTTTTCCAACAGCGCTGTCGCTTCTAACTACAACATCAACGGCAGTAacagcatcatcaccaccaacccCAACGGCTCGAGTGGTCCCAATACAACCTACAATGGAGGTCCTGGTCTGTTCACGAGTGTCACTTCTATCTCAAATTCCGGTTTTGGGTCTGGTTCGGCACCATTAGCACCCATATCCAATCCAATTCCTGCTGGAGCCACTggtcctgctgcttctactaTCTCTGTAGCATCTACCAACTCTACAGCTTCGACTGTTTCCAGTGCATCGACCAAGTCAAACAATACATTTTCTGGTCCTTCTGGCCCTGCTATACCCTATTCAACAACGTCCATGCTCCCATTTGCCCCATCATCTCTAGTTCCTGGATCCAATCCCCCATCAACCTCAGCGGCACCTGCTGCAAAAGGAGACGGTCCATTTCCACGAAAACGAGTTCCTCCTCCGAATCTGAAATCCGGTCCTGGACTCACTCTCGAACTCGATAAACCACTACCAATATTTACCTCTGCCGACCCATACTCACCATCTGGCGGCTcatccagcagcaacccCAACTCTCCCATAGGCCCTATCGGCCCCATCCCGTTCTCACTGCCACCACCCAATCGACCGCCTCCAAACTCCGGCAATATTGAAAACGCCGTCCCACCAGGAACTCTCGCCTCCCCGGTCATGCCATTCGCGTCCCCCAAAACGCCCACCCTCCCCATGCCCAATTTCGCTCGCTCCAGTCGCAACTCGAGCCCCTCCCCACAAACCTCCCCTTCCCCCTACACCAACCCCGCATCCTCCGCTACCCCCGGCAGCGGAGTCCGCACCCCGGGCCGCTCTCGCCTGCTCGACATCTCCGTCTCCAACGTCCACAAGCAttaa
- the KIN2 gene encoding serine/threonine protein kinase KIN2, translated as MDHSSETPLKAEEYYRSQGYYYGPTEGANAPGEGTRGGAGGAGGNSASTMTPRSRVGGASTAAQQAQQAVQQAVQQHRMAPIMTSVTPPSSQSAFVASPVQHGSRHYHSSNQQQQHQQQTNQNQNQNQQQLHVQKRARGGGVGTGGYNSSFSNSSTSLAGATTLAHVPAEPVMEPDLSPDMGYTAEVPLNVSGHGQGGGAGGGAGNGQLPSPILSAIDPLNVVPKTPPVGYGSGHSGHSGHSGHSGYSGKSPVVAGNMAGATAAGAGGAGGAAHHGTPGGVAAAGTAAGGVSHGMHQEGAGHNTTPARTKSSHRSNAASGTNTASVKRRAIGEWDFIKTIGAGSMGQVKLGENRRTHELCAVKVIPKYASLKHHDRPQKESDESRNVRIVREAAIGKLLHHKNICELYEVHSMTNHYYMLFEYVSGGQMLDYIISHGSLKDKQARKFARAIASALDYCHHNSIVHRDLKIENILISKSGEIKIIDFGLSNVFSRNNLLKTFCGSLYFAAPELLNAHPYIGPEVDVWSFGIVLYVLVSGKVPFDDQSMPALHAKIKRGRVEYPTWVSSDCKDLLSRMLVVDPKERAPLSEVMHHPWMIKGYDGPPESYIPPRKPLSLPLDPEVIDEMTGFEFGTSFDIAFTLTQILESPEYIAAANNWYKIHGGPAANQPTTTDSPDRRSSRHFSLDFYKRRLSGSQQLLANNGTTLTSIGSNGTLGTTTSSSTTSPLGPGINSSSSQNECFEYNNNASNIPDPTDAFHPLISIYYLVQEKFERDRLKTNNTSLHASKDEQSPFESDPQRPSKAATRITRSKTHGSSDYEMARRRGHQASASTGVPPVPPMSPTFSKQPFSGPSQTTQQGQLHIQTGAPTATATAAAAGISGGASTSQTRGPVPYKPRHQSHVSEPPAVSRNIAASILRKFSTKRKPVPVSSTSTSATTSPAAAQPPPITISSPFESPNDEAAGLNRSTSVTEGSYQRQTRRAVSTTATTRPAPPPPLPHNFRYPDAGAATTATGVSPTTTPNAHVNTATPNTAPTSTASAATPTNSNTLNTPTRNRFQRITEGDDLNEKMDFLAINPSTPSSTYNNNNNSSTNKKSHPSARAKSWGHVRPPPRNRDSIGVNSPIPSADIADQFFDDINADYSGSNNNSSQRLSGSEGPTVEINDSSMPSIQYPKQVFLKGFFSVQSTSTKSLLYVRADIIRVLTHLGISFREVKGGFYCMHKPSIKLDDDTANANANANTNSLALSGAFSPPASPQTGTSNGHWRKLSFGSGMLTGGRRRSIVAAYAGDSSNNMVDSDLSSDSMGPTTGAIGGGSDMLTYNGQPNNVHMPLQFEVYIVKVPLLSLHGVQFKKITGNSWQYKSLATKILSELRL; from the coding sequence ATGGATCATTCTTCCGAGACTCCTCTGAAGGCGGAGGAATATTACCGATCTCAGGGATACTATTATGGCCCCACTGAGGGTGCCAATGCACCTGGTGAAGGTACCCGTGGAGGTGCAGGCGGTGCAGGGGGAAATAGTGCTTCGACAATGACGCCGAGATCGCGGGTCGGTGGTGCGAGTACAGCGGCTCAACAGGCTCAACAGGCGGTTCAACAGGCAGTTCAGCAGCACCGAATGGCTCCGATTATGACGAGTGTGACGCCGCCATCGTCACAGTCGGCGTTTGTCGCGAGCCCGGTGCAGCATGGAAGTCGCCATTATCACAGTAGtaaccaacagcagcagcatcagcagcagacgaatcagaatcagaatcagaatcagcaaCAATTGCATGTTCAGAAACGGGCcagaggtggtggagtaGGAACAGGAGGATATAACAGCTCTTTTTCGAACAGCTCGACGTCGTTGGCAGGTGCCACGACTCTGGCTCATGTTCCAGCAGAGCCGGTCATGGAACCGGATTTGAGCCCGGATATGGGTTATACCGCAGAAGTGCCGCTGAATGTGTCGGGACATGGTCAGGGAGGTGGagctggaggtggtgcAGGCAATGGCCAGCTGCCGTCGCCGATTCTGAGCGCTATTGATCCGTTAAATGTGGTTCCAAAGACCCCGCCAGTTGGGTATGGCAGCGGTCACAGTGGCCATAGTGGTCATAGCGGACATAGCGGGTATAGTGGTAAGAGTCCGGTGGTGGCTGGAAATATGGCAGGAGCTACAGCTGCGGGTGCGGGAGGAGCTGGTGGAGCAGCTCACCATGGAACTCCAGGTGgtgtagcagcagcaggaactgcagctggtggtgtgaGCCACGGAATGCACCAGGAAGGAGCAGGCCACAATACAACTCCAGCACGAACTAAATCCAGCCATCGATCGAATGCAGCATCAGGAACTAATACCGCGTCTGTTAAGAGAAGAGCGATAGGAGAATGGGATTTTATTAAAACTATAGGAGCGGGATCCATGGGTCAAGTCAAGCTCGGCGAAAATAGAAGAACCCACGAGCTGTGTGCTGTGAAAGTGATTCCCAAGTACGCATCGTTGAAACACCATGACCGGCCTCAGAAAGAATCCGACGAATCGAGAAACGTGCGAATTGTGCGTGAAGCTGCTATTGGCAAACTGCTACATCACAAGAATATCTGTGAATTGTACGAGGTACACTCAATGACCAATCATTATTATATGCTATTTGAATATGTATCAGGAGGTCAAATGTTGGATTATATCATTTCTCACGGAAGTTTGAAAGATAAACAGGCCAGGAAGTTTGCTCGTGCTATTGCCAGTGCGCTCGACTATTGTCACCACAACTCGATTGTTCATCGAGATTtgaaaattgaaaatatacTGATATCCAAGTCGggagaaatcaaaatcattgATTTCGGGCTGTCAAATGTGTTTTCAAGAAACAATCTTTTGAAAACATTCTGTGGATCCTTGTATTTTGCAGCCCCCGAACTGCTAAATGCTCACCCTTATATCGGTCCTGAGGTCGATGTGTGGAGTTTTGGCATTGTCTTGTATGTACTAGTATCGGGAAAAGTACCTTTTGACGACCAGTCGATGCCTGCTTTACATGCTAAAATCAAACGAGGAAGAGTCGAGTATCCAACATGGGTCTCGTCAGATTGTAAAGACCTGCTGTCGAGaatgttggtggtggatCCGAAAGAAAGAGCTCCATTGTCTGAAGTCATGCACCATCCATGGATGATTAAAGGATATGATGGACCTCCCGAGTCATATATTCCACCCAGAAAACCATTGTCACTTCCATTAGACCCAGAAGTGATTGATGAAATGACTGGATTCGAGTTTGGCACCAGCTTTGATATCGCGTTTACCTTGACCCAGATTCTCGAATCGCCAGAATACATTGCTGCAGCAAATAACTGGTATAAAATCCATGGTGGACCAGCTGCCAATCAACCTACCACCACCGATTCACCTGATCGTAGATCATCCCGTCATTTCAGTTTGGATTTTTATAAACGACGATTATCTGGTAGCCAGCAGTTGTTGGCTAATAATGGTACTACTCTCACCAGTATTGGCAGTAATGGTACTCTTGGAACGACGACCTCTTCAAGCACCACAAGTCCATTAGGTCCCGGAATcaactcttcttcttcacaaAATGAATGTTTCGAGTACAACAATAACGCCAGTAACATCCCCGACCCTACCGATGCGTTTCATCCATTAATTTCCATCTACTATCTAGTTCAAGAGAAGTTTGAACGGGATAGATTAAAAACCAACAACACTTCATTGCATGCATCGAAAGACGAGCAATCTCCATTCGAATCTGATCCACAACGGCCATCAAAAGCTGCTACTCGTATCACACGATCTAAAACCCACGGATCATCTGATTACGAAATGGCCAGACGACGAGGCCATCAAGCGTCGGCTTCAACTGGTGTTCCTCCTGTACCACCCATGTCACCGACATTCAGCAAACAACCATTTTCAGGACCGAGTCAAACCACTCAACAGGGCCAACTTCATATTCAAACTGGAGCACCAACTGCCACAGCAACTGCcgcagctgctggtataTCTGGAGGAGCATCGACATCGCAAACTCGTGGTCCTGTTCCATACAAACCACGTCATCAATCACACGTATCCGAACCACCAGCTGTGTCGAGGAATATCGCTGCTTCGATTCTTCGCAAGTTCAGTACCAAGAGAAAACCCGTTCCTGTTAGTTCGACATCAACATCCGCTACAACCagtcctgctgctgcacaACCACCTCCAATCACCATTTCATCGCCATTTGAAAGTCCAAACGACGAGGCTGCTGGTCTTAACAGGTCGACAAGTGTCACTGAAGGGTCGTATCAACGTCAAACACGACGAGCTGTATCCACTACAGCCACTACTCGACCAgctcctccacctccattgCCTCATAACTTCCGGTATcctgatgctggtgctgctaccaCCGCAACTGGTGTATCTCCAACGACAACTCCTAATGCACATGTCAATACTGCTACTCCAAACACAGCACCCACCAGTACCGCCAGTGCAGCTACTCCTACCAACTCTAACACCCTCAACACCCCAACGCGGAATCGATTCCAACGCATCACTGAAGGTGACGACCTAAACGAGAAAATGGACTTTCTCGCCATCAACCCTTCAACCCCCTCCAGCACCtataacaacaacaacaacagcagcaccaacaaaaaGTCCCATCCGTCAGCTCGTGCCAAATCCTGGGGCCATGTTCGTCCTCCACCCCGCAACAGAGACAGTATCGGTGTCAACTCACCTATTCCGTCTGCCGATATTGCCGACCAGTTTTTCGACGATATCAATGCCGATTACAGTGgatccaacaacaacagcagtcaACGGTTGAGTGGATCTGAAGGACCAACTGTCGAAATCAACGACTCGTCGATGCCGTCGATCCAGTACCCCAAACAAGTATTCCTGAAGGGATTCTTCAGTGTACAATCGACGTCGACCAAATCTCTGCTCTACGTTCGAGCAGATATCATCCGTGTTCTGACCCATCTCGGCATCTCGTTCCGCGAAGTCAAAGGAGGGTTTTATTGCATGCACAAACCCTCAATCAAGCTCGACGACGACACCGcaaatgccaatgccaatgccaaCACCAACAGCCTGGCACTTTCTGGAGCATTTTCACCACCCGCTTCGCCACAAACAGGAACCAGCAATGGTCACTGGCGTAAACTATCATTCGGATCGGGAATGCTGACCGGCGGCCGCCGTCGTAGTATTGTAGCGGCCTATGCTGGCGACAGCAGTAACAACATGGTCGACTCGGACCTGTCCTCGGACTCCATGGGCCCTACAACCGGAGCCATTGGCGGCGGCAGCGACATGCTCACATACAACGGCCAGCCAAACAACGTGCACATGCCGCTCCAGTTCGAAGTCTACATCGTCAAAGTGCCCCTCCTCTCACTCCACGGCGTgcaattcaaaaaaatcaccGGCAACTCGTGGCAATACAAATCGCTCGCCACCAAAATCCTCTCCGAACTGCGTCTCTAA
- a CDS encoding conserved hypothetical membrane protein, whose amino-acid sequence MPDSSEAKGATGSGAEPQPPEAHAHHLQTNTESIYHPRVDSFWLSLRESTATPNMSSPRSVENSRTLAGSLKCVTALTIALASFSGFLDLKIPEPTNTPSQPNCMQRAASAGVATPPAAKLTTGNLPLLAISSSRSSTGTLSSLALDSSCFLSVIANTSAISSLIRLMWLTASEMSPVPASPLVLNMAAPSLTLRRASPRFLAPHTKGTLKLSFAIWFTLSAGVSTSLSSM is encoded by the coding sequence atgcccgactcgagcgaagcgaaaggagccacggggtctggggcagagccccagccgccggaggcacatgCCCACCATCTACAAACAAACACAGAGTCTATTTACCATCCACGAGTGGACAGTTTTTGGTTGTCTTTGAGGGAGTCGACGGCCACACCGAACATGAGCTCGCCGAGGTCGGTCGAGAACTCGAGGACCTTGGCGGGGTCGTTGAAGTGCGTGACGGCATTGACGATAGCTTTGGCGAGTTTTTCGGGGTTCTTGGACTTGAAGATACCGGAACCAACAAACACACCATCACAGCCCAATTGCATGCAGAGGGCGGCATCGGCGGGGGTCGCGACACCGCCGGCAGCGAAGTTGACGACAGGGAACTTACCATTGTTGGCAATTAGCTCTTCCAGAAGCTCTACAGGCACTCTTAGTTCCTTAGCCTTGGATTCGAGTTGTTTTTTATCGGTAATTGCCAACACTTCGGCGATTTCGTCTTTGATAAGGTTGATGTGGCTGACAGCCTCGGAGATGTCACCAGTTCCGGCTTCACCCTTAGTTCTTAACATGGCAGCACCTTCATTGACTCTTCGTAGAGCTTCACCAAGGTTTCTGGCTCCACATACAAAAGGAACTTTGAAATTGTCCTTTGCAATATGGTTTACTTTGTCGGCGGGGGTCAGTACTTCACTCTCGTCAATGTAG
- the SNZ1 gene encoding pyridoxine biosynthesis protein SNZ1 (Protein involved in vitamin B6 biosynthesis; member of a stationary phase-induced gene family; coregulated with SNO1; interacts with Sno1p and with Yhr198p, perhaps as a multiprotein complex containing other Snz and Sno proteins; GO_component: GO:0005575 - cellular_component [Evidence ND]; GO_function: GO:0003824 - catalytic activity [Evidence IEA]; GO_function: GO:0004359 - glutaminase activity [Evidence IDA] [PMID 14764090]; GO_process: GO:0008152 - metabolic process [Evidence IEA]; GO_process: GO:0042823 - pyridoxal phosphate biosynthetic process [Evidence IEA]; GO_process: GO:0008615 - pyridoxine biosynthetic process [Evidence IEA]; GO_process: GO:0008615 - pyridoxine biosynthetic process [Evidence IMP] [PMID 12271461]; GO_process: GO:0008615 - pyridoxine biosynthetic process [Evidence IMP] [PMID 14764090]; GO_process: GO:0009228 - thiamine biosynthetic process [Evidence IMP] [PMID 12271461]) translates to MTSADFKIKAGLAQMLKGGVIMDVVTPEQAKIAERAGACAVMALERIPADMRNSGQVCRMSDPHMIKGIMEAVSIPVMAKCRIGHFVEAQVLEAVGIDYIDESEVLTPADKVNHIAKDNFKVPFVCGARNLGEALRRVNEGAAMLRTKGEAGTGDISEAVSHINLIKDEIAEVLAITDKKQLESKAKELRVPVELLEELIANNGKFPVVNFAAGGVATPADAALCMQLGCDGVFVGSGIFKSKNPEKLAKAIVNAVTHFNDPAKVLEFSTDLGELMFGVAVDSLKDNQKLSTRGW, encoded by the coding sequence atgacCTCGGCTGacttcaaaatcaaagccGGATTGGCCCAAATGCTCAAAGGAGGTGTTATTATGGACGTAGTCACTCCCGAACAAGCCAAAATCGCCGAACGGGCTGGTGCCTGTGCCGTCATGGCTCTGGAAAGAATCCCCGCCGATATGAGAAACTCGGGCCAGGTGTGTAGAATGTCTGATCCTCATATGATCAAGGGTATCATGGAAGCTGTGTCAATTCCCGTTATGGCAAAGTGTAGAATTGGCCATTTTGTTGAGGCTCAAGTTCTCGAAGCTGTTGGTATTGACTACATTGACGAGAGTGAAGTACTGACCCCCGCCGACAAAGTAAACCATATTGCAAAGGACAATTTCAAAGTTCCTTTTGTATGTGGAGCCAGAAACCTTGGTGAAGCTCTACGAAGAGTCAATGAAGGTGCTGCCATGTTAAGAACTAAGGGTGAAGCCGGAACTGGTGACATCTCCGAGGCTGTCAGCCACATCAACCTTATCAAAGACGAAATCGCCGAAGTGTTGGCAATTACCGATAAAAAACAACTCGAATCCAAGGCTAAGGAACTAAGAGTGCCTGTAGAGCTTCTGGAAGAGCTAATTGCCAACAATGGTAAGTTCCCTGTCGTCAACTTCGCTGCCGGCGGTGTCGCGACCCCCGCCGATGCCGCCCTCTGCATGCAATTGGGCTGTGATGGTGTGTTTGTTGGTTCCGGTATCTTCAAGTCCAAGAACCCCGAAAAACTCGCCAAAGCTATCGTCAATGCCGTCACGCACTTCAACGACCCCGCCAAGGTCCTCGAGTTCTCGACCGACCTCGGCGAGCTCATGTTCGGTGTGGCCGTCGACTCCCTCAAAGACAACCAAAAACTGTCCACTCGTGGATGGTAA